One window of the Chryseobacterium camelliae genome contains the following:
- a CDS encoding glycosyltransferase codes for MAEKKNILIRIGSLRHGGAEKVLVTLLKNLPRDQYEIDLLLNLYSGKYLADVPEWINILYLNKGEMITTNRPHEIPKKAARVLYQGMLKRFPRLLYKGKLKNKKYDIEFAAIHGMRDEILKSPLKSSKKIVWIHNDLSRVKGYTEKEIRKFFGFDRIMVISEKIEQHFHSLAQNDAEHRKIIKIYNPLDTGEFIAKAEEPVLNYEFDKSVPTFLSVGTVFPQKGFDRLLKVHKRLLDEGFRHKILIVGDGYDFDNIRKLQSDLALDETVTMLGFTDNPYPYFKQADFYMLSSRYEGFPTVLFEAITLKKKIIATEVSGAGEMLMNGALGMLVENSEAGIYTGMKKALAQPQVFEPYVERLNHYEMPFTLENSVSGIVSVLESLFNLPSNPDQ; via the coding sequence ATGGCTGAAAAGAAGAACATACTCATCCGGATTGGTTCCCTGCGTCATGGCGGCGCAGAAAAGGTCCTGGTGACGCTGCTTAAAAACCTTCCCCGGGATCAGTATGAAATCGATCTGCTGCTCAATCTTTATTCCGGAAAATACCTGGCGGATGTCCCGGAATGGATCAATATCCTATATCTGAACAAAGGGGAAATGATTACGACTAACAGGCCACACGAAATCCCTAAGAAGGCTGCAAGGGTACTCTACCAGGGAATGCTTAAAAGATTTCCGCGCCTTCTTTACAAAGGGAAACTGAAAAATAAAAAATACGACATCGAATTTGCGGCCATCCACGGAATGCGCGATGAAATCCTGAAGTCCCCGCTGAAATCATCAAAAAAAATCGTCTGGATCCATAATGACCTTTCCCGGGTAAAAGGCTACACGGAAAAAGAGATCCGGAAATTTTTCGGGTTTGACCGGATTATGGTGATTTCAGAAAAGATCGAACAGCATTTTCACAGCCTGGCCCAAAATGATGCGGAACACCGGAAGATCATCAAAATATACAATCCCCTGGACACCGGGGAATTTATAGCCAAAGCCGAAGAGCCGGTGCTGAATTATGAATTCGATAAGTCCGTACCCACCTTTCTTTCAGTAGGAACGGTTTTTCCCCAAAAAGGTTTCGACCGTTTGCTGAAAGTTCACAAAAGGCTTTTGGATGAAGGATTCAGGCATAAGATTCTGATTGTGGGAGACGGATATGATTTTGATAACATCAGAAAACTGCAATCTGATCTTGCACTGGACGAAACCGTAACCATGCTGGGCTTTACAGATAATCCTTATCCCTATTTTAAACAGGCAGATTTCTATATGCTGAGTTCGAGGTATGAAGGTTTTCCGACGGTACTTTTTGAAGCTATTACCCTGAAAAAGAAAATCATCGCCACTGAGGTTTCAGGAGCAGGCGAAATGCTGATGAATGGCGCATTAGGCATGCTGGTGGAGAATTCCGAAGCAGGGATTTATACGGGGATGAAAAAAGCTTTGGCTCAGCCGCAAGTGTTTGAACCGTACGTTGAACGCCTGAATCATTACGAGATGCCTTTCACGCTTGAAAATTCCGTTTCCGGGATTGTTTCAGTGTTAGAGTCTCTTTTTAATTTACCTTCTAATCCTGATCAATAA
- a CDS encoding acyltransferase, translated as MLLLYRALLKIHTTYQFMIQKIYLKICLSKGLKVGKNVRFVEVPQFGTECFLIEIGDDTTFSNNVRFVNHDGGQNALHFFDEYKDVRTFGRIKIGKQCLIGADTTIMLGVEMGDNCVLGAGSILTSSMPSGTVYAGVPAKYICTIKEYGDKLLANNVMYPRELERDRAKLEAYIKEHLPHTYKPVKK; from the coding sequence ATGCTTTTATTATACCGTGCCCTGCTGAAAATACATACGACCTATCAGTTCATGATCCAGAAGATCTATCTTAAGATCTGCTTATCAAAAGGGCTGAAAGTAGGGAAAAATGTGCGTTTTGTAGAGGTTCCCCAGTTCGGAACGGAATGTTTCCTGATTGAGATCGGGGACGATACAACATTTTCCAATAATGTACGGTTTGTGAACCATGACGGTGGACAAAACGCCCTGCATTTCTTTGATGAATATAAAGATGTGCGTACTTTCGGGAGGATAAAAATCGGTAAACAGTGCCTGATCGGTGCCGATACCACCATCATGCTCGGCGTGGAAATGGGCGACAACTGTGTTCTGGGAGCAGGATCTATCTTAACCTCCTCCATGCCCAGCGGAACGGTGTATGCGGGCGTGCCTGCCAAATACATCTGTACCATTAAGGAATACGGGGATAAACTCCTGGCCAATAATGTCATGTATCCGCGTGAGCTGGAGCGGGACAGAGCCAAGCTTGAAGCTTATATCAAAGAACATCTCCCTCACACCTATAAACCGGTAAAGAAATAA
- a CDS encoding glycosyltransferase, whose translation MSEKIKLLFRHRSMEMGGVEKVMLSILNNLDREKFEMTVCLNINQGELRDEFPDHVRKVSLTPGREDFSGNTIIRKIQLIQRRLKLRQIQKNPAIADQLLGEQYDVEIGMTYGDFAAVLHSTNKNSKKIGWFHSEISLPKLQPLVPGILKHFPEFDQMVYCSQKIKDMMHQYYPDLAYPPEEVIINAIPVEEIKRKADEPMGEFPSGPVFISIGRLHSRKGYHKLIEAHTRLIREGFHHSVIVVGDGEELHNLTAQITADQVEDTFILAGNKMNPYRYVKHADYFILPSESEAWPLVIAEALLLQKPVIATRTGDIPEMIQDGITGCLINYDTDEMYEAMQRFLTDPELTEQIRKNLADIEEQFDNRKIFSDIEKMILNLVKK comes from the coding sequence ATGTCAGAAAAAATAAAACTGCTCTTCAGGCACCGTTCCATGGAAATGGGCGGCGTGGAAAAAGTAATGCTGAGCATCCTTAACAATCTTGACAGAGAAAAATTCGAGATGACGGTCTGCCTCAACATCAATCAGGGAGAACTGCGGGACGAATTTCCTGATCATGTACGGAAAGTATCCCTTACCCCCGGCAGGGAAGACTTTTCTGGAAATACTATCATCCGGAAAATCCAGCTGATCCAAAGAAGGCTGAAGCTCAGACAGATCCAGAAAAACCCTGCTATCGCCGATCAGCTTCTGGGAGAACAGTACGATGTGGAAATCGGGATGACGTATGGGGATTTTGCAGCGGTGCTTCATTCTACCAACAAAAACTCAAAAAAAATAGGCTGGTTCCATTCCGAGATCAGCCTGCCGAAGCTGCAGCCGCTGGTTCCCGGAATCCTGAAGCATTTCCCGGAATTTGACCAAATGGTCTACTGTTCGCAGAAAATCAAGGATATGATGCATCAGTATTATCCGGATCTCGCTTACCCTCCGGAAGAAGTGATCATCAATGCTATTCCTGTAGAAGAAATTAAAAGGAAAGCGGATGAACCGATGGGCGAATTCCCGTCAGGACCGGTGTTTATCTCCATCGGCCGGCTGCATTCCAGAAAAGGATACCATAAGCTGATTGAAGCCCATACGAGACTGATCCGTGAAGGGTTCCATCATTCGGTGATCGTAGTGGGTGACGGGGAAGAACTTCATAATCTGACAGCACAGATTACAGCTGACCAAGTAGAAGATACGTTCATCCTGGCAGGAAACAAGATGAATCCCTATCGGTATGTTAAGCATGCAGATTATTTCATTCTTCCGTCAGAATCTGAAGCATGGCCCTTGGTTATTGCCGAGGCGCTTCTTCTTCAGAAACCTGTTATCGCTACGCGTACAGGAGATATTCCGGAAATGATCCAGGACGGCATTACAGGTTGTCTGATCAATTATGATACAGATGAGATGTATGAGGCTATGCAAAGGTTTTTAACGGACCCGGAGCTCACAGAACAGATCAGAAAAAACCTGGCCGATATCGAAGAACAGTTTGACAACCGGAAGATCTTCAGCGATATTGAAAAAATGATCCTTAATTTAGTAAAAAAATAA
- a CDS encoding glycosyltransferase family 2 protein: MKFSILIANYNNGKFFPDCYRSIIAQSYTDWEAVILDDASTDDSLEVIRKLTGADSRFKIYRNEVNSGVGITKSKLIELAEGDICGFVDPDDAIQPEAISSAVAAYKKDRDIVLTYSYFMKCDEYLNPTEPFRSGMQVLNGDPFFFNCPVQIAHFVTFRKDIYNLTEKMNPELKIAEDQDLYLKMYEKGKVYFINEPHYLYRMHAEGISQNSNKARSHDYFARVIMAAMKRRQLSNIHGKKIPESYTHPDEVFALLDYQNKILFRIKKKILLFCRKY, from the coding sequence ATGAAATTCTCCATCCTTATCGCCAACTATAACAACGGTAAATTTTTCCCCGACTGCTACAGGTCTATTATAGCGCAAAGCTATACAGACTGGGAAGCGGTAATCCTTGATGATGCTTCCACAGATGATTCCCTGGAAGTTATCCGGAAACTCACCGGTGCCGACAGCCGTTTTAAGATCTACCGGAATGAGGTCAACAGCGGTGTAGGCATTACCAAAAGCAAGCTGATAGAACTGGCAGAAGGTGATATCTGCGGTTTTGTGGACCCTGACGATGCCATACAGCCGGAAGCCATCTCATCAGCAGTAGCTGCTTACAAAAAAGACCGGGATATTGTGCTTACCTATTCCTACTTTATGAAATGTGACGAATACCTGAATCCGACAGAACCTTTCAGGTCCGGAATGCAGGTACTGAACGGCGATCCCTTCTTTTTCAACTGTCCCGTTCAGATCGCCCATTTTGTTACTTTCCGGAAGGATATATATAACCTGACGGAAAAGATGAACCCGGAACTTAAAATTGCTGAAGACCAGGACCTGTATCTTAAAATGTATGAAAAAGGTAAAGTATACTTCATTAATGAACCGCATTACCTGTACCGCATGCATGCAGAAGGTATTTCGCAAAACAGCAATAAGGCCAGATCCCATGATTATTTTGCCCGGGTGATCATGGCAGCCATGAAGCGGAGGCAGCTGAGCAACATACACGGAAAAAAGATCCCAGAAAGCTATACCCATCCTGATGAGGTATTTGCTTTGCTGGATTATCAGAATAAAATCCTGTTCAGGATAAAGAAAAAAATCCTGTTATTTTGCAGGAAGTATTAG
- a CDS encoding acyltransferase, with protein sequence MLYTIFEKIRRKSQASVLRRHPRVSLKDLRSGTDNHFILDPDLEQVSLGSRASFRNYIHILVGKKARLDIGDDFFMNNFCSINCLESIFIGNHTLFGENVKLYDHNHAYETVPEFRISYSDFSTAPIRIGNNCWLGSNVTVLKGVSIGDNCIIGAGCTVYRDIPANTTVVNRQELLLKTRA encoded by the coding sequence ATGCTGTATACCATTTTTGAAAAGATCCGGAGGAAAAGTCAGGCGTCTGTTCTCAGGCGCCACCCGCGCGTTTCCCTGAAAGACCTGCGTTCCGGTACAGACAATCACTTCATTCTGGATCCTGATCTGGAGCAGGTTAGTCTTGGAAGCAGAGCATCATTCAGGAACTATATCCATATTTTGGTGGGTAAAAAAGCACGACTCGATATCGGTGATGATTTTTTCATGAATAATTTCTGTTCCATCAACTGCCTGGAAAGCATTTTCATCGGCAATCATACCCTGTTTGGAGAGAACGTCAAATTATATGATCATAACCATGCTTACGAGACGGTTCCTGAATTCAGGATATCGTACTCAGACTTTAGCACGGCACCCATCAGGATCGGCAACAACTGCTGGCTGGGAAGCAATGTAACCGTTCTCAAAGGCGTTTCTATAGGAGATAACTGTATTATCGGAGCAGGATGCACCGTGTATCGTGACATCCCTGCAAATACTACCGTAGTTAACCGTCAGGAACTGCTTTTGAAAACAAGAGCATAA
- a CDS encoding class I SAM-dependent methyltransferase, with protein sequence MSEISRVLKTFIAYLNRPDLYPELGRKIIKNTLNRKNAFKGKEKTGSWAQFKAVSQHEAVQHLFGADTASFRSRYADILAGAAKKEQECPVKMGGAGALEMIYFACEYTQAINVVETGVAYGWSSLAALLSLKKRGGTLYSSDMPYLAQDGDRYVGYVVPEDLKGQWKLFRFADRESLPKIFADNPVFDVVHYDSDKSYNGRFWAYHELYAHLRKGGVFISDDIGDNSAYQDFCEKNTIDSVVVEFEGKYVGIFIK encoded by the coding sequence ATGAGTGAAATATCCAGAGTTCTCAAAACATTCATCGCTTATCTGAATAGGCCGGACCTGTACCCTGAACTGGGCAGAAAAATCATAAAAAATACACTGAACAGGAAAAATGCTTTCAAAGGAAAAGAGAAAACGGGTTCATGGGCACAATTCAAAGCGGTTTCCCAGCATGAGGCCGTACAGCATCTTTTCGGAGCAGATACAGCCTCTTTCAGGAGCCGGTATGCTGACATTCTTGCCGGGGCTGCAAAGAAGGAACAGGAATGTCCCGTAAAAATGGGAGGAGCCGGAGCTTTGGAAATGATCTACTTTGCCTGTGAATATACTCAGGCTATAAACGTTGTTGAAACCGGTGTAGCCTACGGATGGTCGTCTCTGGCGGCACTTTTATCCCTGAAAAAGAGGGGAGGAACATTATACAGCTCGGATATGCCCTACCTGGCGCAGGATGGTGATCGCTATGTGGGATATGTAGTCCCTGAAGACCTGAAAGGACAATGGAAGCTGTTCCGTTTTGCAGACCGTGAATCGTTGCCGAAAATCTTCGCTGATAATCCTGTTTTTGATGTTGTGCATTATGATTCAGATAAAAGCTATAACGGGAGGTTCTGGGCGTATCATGAACTGTATGCGCATTTGAGGAAAGGCGGGGTTTTTATCAGTGATGACATCGGAGACAACTCTGCGTATCAGGATTTCTGTGAAAAAAATACTATTGATTCCGTTGTCGTGGAATTCGAAGGGAAGTACGTCGGTATTTTCATTAAATAA
- a CDS encoding acyltransferase family protein, with amino-acid sequence MKISQITFTRFVAALAIVISHFNKDLFLYKIPYVSEVFLRANVGVSYFFILSGFIMIIAYHRKERIAYADFYRNRFARIYPLYVGGVILYLITRYSGFNWLNLILYLSGLQSWIPGKALVLNFPGWSISVEFLFYVLFPFLYNRYYSRNNKSIWVIAGTIWLTTQVFSNLYVHSSWYEGPHTESHELGFYFPLLHISEFLAGNFAGLLFIKKSVRKNYDIEIIVLVMAILLSLIFIPLNFHNGLMAVFFIPLIFLISRNNGRLTSIFSLKPLEYSGEISYAMYIVHIPVLYILRAALASAKYDFSNDIVFLIYIPVLILSSALLYETVEKPLRNILKSKTKH; translated from the coding sequence GTGAAAATCAGTCAGATCACCTTTACCCGTTTCGTTGCGGCCCTTGCTATTGTTATCTCCCACTTTAACAAAGACCTTTTCCTTTACAAGATTCCTTATGTATCCGAAGTTTTCCTGCGGGCTAACGTTGGCGTAAGCTATTTTTTCATCCTGTCCGGGTTTATCATGATCATTGCTTACCACAGAAAAGAAAGAATAGCATACGCGGATTTTTACAGGAACAGGTTCGCGAGGATTTATCCGCTGTATGTCGGTGGGGTTATATTATACCTTATTACCAGATATTCAGGATTCAATTGGTTGAACCTGATTCTGTATTTATCGGGCCTGCAGAGCTGGATTCCGGGCAAAGCACTGGTTTTGAACTTCCCGGGCTGGTCAATTTCTGTTGAATTTCTGTTTTACGTGCTTTTTCCTTTCCTGTATAACCGGTATTATTCCAGGAACAATAAAAGCATATGGGTGATTGCCGGTACCATCTGGCTGACTACGCAGGTATTTTCAAACCTTTATGTCCATTCTTCCTGGTATGAAGGTCCTCATACGGAAAGTCATGAACTTGGGTTTTATTTCCCGCTGCTTCACATCAGTGAATTTCTGGCAGGGAACTTTGCCGGACTCCTTTTTATTAAGAAATCAGTACGGAAAAATTACGATATTGAAATCATAGTATTGGTCATGGCCATATTGCTGTCGTTGATTTTCATCCCGCTTAATTTTCATAATGGTCTCATGGCGGTATTTTTTATTCCGCTGATATTCCTGATCTCACGGAATAATGGGAGGCTGACAAGTATATTTTCATTGAAACCTCTGGAATACTCAGGAGAGATCAGCTATGCCATGTATATCGTCCATATTCCTGTTCTTTATATTCTTAGGGCTGCATTGGCCTCGGCAAAATATGATTTCAGTAATGATATTGTTTTCCTGATCTATATTCCGGTCCTGATCCTGAGCTCAGCACTTTTGTATGAAACGGTAGAAAAGCCATTGCGGAATATATTGAAATCTAAAACCAAACATTAA
- a CDS encoding glycosyltransferase family 2 protein: protein MMKISVIIPVYNAEKYVTQAVESALQFDEVFEVLLIEDRSPDNALEICTQLASRHEKVKLFQHPDKGNHGAGATRNLGLEKATGDFIAFLDADDYYLPNRFDAEREIFRNHEVEGIYGALGVHYYSEQAKSQYYNIFGDRLTTVYKRHLPHDVFAGQLNMQGSFGLIHLDTLTVRKDSLKKMQDLFKTHLRLHQDTEFLFRLSYYLDLYPGILDKAVAVRGVHEENRITKVDSGIIKPASTKILLWKEVHDWAEHEPTIPQNIKKHIARMYRSFEIANAPVPKKWGMIAKDLITDYPGIRSGLYNINFRKDLF, encoded by the coding sequence ATGATGAAAATTTCAGTTATTATTCCGGTGTATAATGCCGAGAAATACGTAACCCAGGCTGTAGAATCGGCCCTGCAGTTTGACGAAGTCTTTGAAGTCCTTCTGATAGAAGACCGTTCTCCGGATAATGCCCTGGAGATCTGTACACAACTGGCTTCCCGGCATGAAAAAGTAAAACTTTTTCAGCACCCCGATAAAGGAAACCACGGCGCAGGTGCTACCCGGAACCTCGGCCTGGAAAAAGCAACAGGAGATTTTATTGCCTTTCTGGATGCGGATGATTATTACCTGCCGAACCGTTTCGATGCCGAAAGGGAAATTTTCAGAAATCATGAAGTAGAAGGAATATATGGTGCCCTGGGTGTGCATTATTATTCGGAACAGGCAAAGTCCCAGTACTACAACATATTCGGAGACCGCCTGACTACCGTATACAAGAGGCACCTGCCTCATGATGTGTTTGCAGGGCAGCTGAATATGCAGGGATCTTTTGGCCTGATCCATCTAGATACGCTTACAGTGAGAAAAGACTCCCTAAAAAAGATGCAAGATCTTTTTAAAACCCACCTCAGGCTTCATCAGGATACGGAATTCCTGTTCCGCCTCTCCTATTATCTGGATCTGTATCCGGGAATCCTGGATAAAGCTGTGGCAGTAAGAGGAGTACACGAAGAAAACAGGATCACAAAAGTGGATTCCGGCATCATTAAGCCTGCCTCCACGAAAATACTGCTCTGGAAAGAAGTCCATGACTGGGCCGAGCACGAACCTACGATCCCTCAAAACATCAAGAAACATATTGCCCGGATGTACCGCAGTTTTGAAATTGCCAACGCTCCTGTACCGAAAAAATGGGGTATGATAGCAAAAGACCTCATCACAGATTATCCAGGAATCCGTTCAGGTCTATACAATATCAACTTCAGAAAAGATTTATTCTGA
- a CDS encoding glycosyltransferase family 2 protein, which yields MNISVIIPVYNASSFLEKAVHSALQFDEVKEVILAEDQSQDNSLEICNRLASEDSRVKVLRHPDLGNHGAGATRNLGMQKAEGEFIAFLDADDHYLPNRFDAEKQFFEDARIEGVFGATGVEFLSQKGQEEFQNKFKNVSLTTVNFPAEGKEVFRGLLGLTSKTFGTFFHLNGLTVRRSAVLKNNLQFNARLRVHQDSDFIIKLAYHCHLKSGIIDKAIAVRGVHNDNRITKIKLYSTGFYKNNFLLHQSLYQWSIQQPLNPDCLQAIKLNYLSFKIANRKGLHKWISYFAAAVFNPLILKTRYRFHALTRHHNA from the coding sequence ATGAATATATCAGTCATCATTCCAGTATATAATGCATCTTCATTCCTGGAAAAGGCAGTACATTCTGCCCTGCAGTTTGACGAGGTTAAAGAAGTGATTCTGGCAGAAGACCAGTCTCAGGACAATTCACTGGAAATATGCAACAGGCTCGCTTCGGAAGATTCAAGGGTCAAAGTATTGAGGCACCCGGACCTGGGAAATCACGGAGCCGGAGCAACAAGAAATTTAGGAATGCAAAAAGCGGAAGGTGAGTTTATCGCCTTTCTGGATGCTGACGACCATTACCTCCCCAACCGTTTTGATGCTGAAAAGCAGTTTTTTGAAGATGCCCGGATAGAAGGGGTTTTCGGTGCCACAGGCGTAGAGTTTCTTTCGCAGAAAGGTCAGGAAGAATTTCAGAATAAATTTAAGAATGTATCCCTTACCACAGTTAATTTCCCCGCAGAAGGCAAAGAAGTCTTCAGAGGACTTTTAGGATTAACCTCAAAAACCTTTGGTACCTTTTTTCATCTGAATGGTTTAACGGTAAGAAGATCAGCTGTTCTTAAAAATAACCTTCAATTCAATGCGCGCTTGCGGGTTCACCAGGATTCGGATTTTATTATAAAATTAGCGTATCATTGTCATCTTAAATCAGGAATTATTGACAAGGCCATTGCAGTGAGAGGGGTTCATAATGACAACAGGATTACAAAAATAAAACTCTACTCTACCGGATTTTATAAAAACAATTTCCTGCTTCATCAGTCACTTTATCAGTGGAGCATACAGCAGCCTCTGAATCCGGATTGCCTGCAGGCCATAAAGCTGAATTACCTCAGCTTCAAAATAGCCAACCGGAAAGGGTTGCATAAATGGATTTCCTATTTTGCTGCTGCGGTGTTCAACCCGCTTATATTAAAGACCAGATACCGTTTTCATGCTTTAACCAGACATCACAATGCTTAG
- a CDS encoding GT-D fold domain-containing glycosyltransferase, with translation MAFKEKLSSTFYYYQWVLQTRKLRQAFPRYKVMPVEECICEIISNRKSASRFGDGEFRLLFPEHYLEFQENSEELRMKLKEVLAGSLRNHIVCLPEQFCSFRKFDISTKYWWKKFINHYGRRITPFLDPHRTYGNAFISRFYIGFKDKSETRVQRTVSNLKKIWDDRDLLIVEGRYSRLGVGNDLFSNAKSMERIICPEKHAFRVYKNIYEAAQRYGKNKLILVALGPTATILCYDLAKAGFWAVDIGHIDIEYMWFLRKATEKTPIPGRHVNEAEQQESLDLPEEYAENYIKSILLQIPGSP, from the coding sequence ATGGCATTCAAAGAAAAGCTTTCTTCAACCTTTTATTATTATCAATGGGTTTTACAAACCAGGAAACTGAGGCAGGCATTTCCCAGATATAAGGTGATGCCTGTAGAAGAATGCATCTGTGAAATTATCAGCAACAGGAAATCAGCCAGCAGATTCGGGGATGGTGAATTCAGGCTCCTGTTTCCGGAACACTATCTTGAATTCCAGGAAAACAGCGAAGAGCTCCGCATGAAACTTAAAGAGGTACTGGCTGGGAGTCTTCGCAATCATATTGTTTGCCTTCCCGAACAGTTCTGTTCATTCCGTAAATTTGATATCAGTACAAAATACTGGTGGAAAAAGTTCATAAACCATTATGGGAGAAGAATAACTCCATTTCTGGATCCTCACAGGACTTACGGGAACGCATTTATCAGCAGGTTTTATATCGGCTTTAAAGATAAATCTGAAACCAGGGTACAAAGAACAGTCAGCAATCTGAAAAAAATCTGGGATGACAGGGATCTCCTGATTGTAGAGGGAAGGTATTCCAGGTTGGGGGTTGGAAATGACCTGTTCAGCAATGCAAAGTCAATGGAAAGGATCATATGTCCTGAAAAACACGCTTTCCGCGTTTATAAAAACATTTACGAGGCTGCGCAACGGTATGGAAAAAATAAACTTATTCTGGTAGCATTGGGCCCTACCGCAACGATTCTGTGTTATGATCTTGCTAAAGCAGGGTTTTGGGCAGTTGACATAGGCCATATTGATATTGAATACATGTGGTTTTTGAGAAAAGCAACTGAGAAAACACCGATTCCGGGACGGCATGTTAATGAAGCTGAGCAGCAGGAATCACTTGATCTCCCGGAAGAGTATGCAGAAAATTATATAAAAAGTATCCTATTACAAATTCCCGGATCACCATGA
- the asnB gene encoding asparagine synthase (glutamine-hydrolyzing) produces the protein MCGIAGIIAGNSESYQQQLQNMTDAIAHRGPDSAHFEFYPNAALGHRRLSIIDLSDSGKQPMFSSTGNECIVLNGEIYGYRNIKTQYPEYAYRGTSDTEVILAMYHRKKENLIHDLPGMFAFAIWDEEKQQLFCARDRFGEKPFYYAIGPDNEFIFASEIKAILASGLISPKINQEALSHYLQHGYVSTYQSIYSNIFTLPPAHQLIWKDGKVMVSRYYSLPAKDRSISLSEAKEEFIHLLKNAIKKQLVADVEIGSFLSGGLDSSSVVALISDLLPQQTTISFGYDNESSELHYAKGIAERYRTNHIEIHEKKQSLVRSLLKVSPFLDEPFADRSYLPHFEICKAAVKNLKVVLSGDAGDELFGGYSFYSVENMMRNHFSYQNIIAKFGLSLYGRIQQLSFVSQQNLKYDSVLDFHQNHVRNFFSGQERSQLGVQGDYHQPYSFSPDENSMNDIMRTDLEKFVPGNMLVKSDRMAMANSLEVRTPFLDLDFAEFCIQLPEQLKLDREHDKIILREAMGSYWTEQIKNRNKQGFGSFIEDWFAEDELIRFSDSLLRDPDHKIFKLIDFNESQKFLNKDMKHWNLLQLALWAENNKIHL, from the coding sequence ATGTGCGGAATTGCAGGAATTATTGCAGGGAACTCAGAAAGCTATCAGCAGCAGCTTCAAAACATGACCGATGCCATTGCGCATCGCGGTCCGGATTCGGCACATTTTGAATTTTATCCGAATGCCGCATTGGGTCACCGCAGGCTTTCCATCATAGATTTATCGGATAGCGGAAAACAGCCGATGTTCTCATCTACCGGAAACGAATGTATTGTCCTGAACGGTGAGATTTATGGCTATAGAAATATCAAAACCCAATATCCGGAATATGCGTACCGCGGAACCTCAGATACTGAGGTCATTCTTGCCATGTACCATAGAAAAAAGGAAAACCTGATCCATGATCTTCCGGGAATGTTTGCTTTTGCTATCTGGGATGAAGAAAAGCAGCAGCTTTTCTGTGCGCGGGACCGTTTCGGTGAGAAACCTTTCTATTATGCCATAGGTCCTGACAATGAGTTCATTTTCGCCTCTGAAATCAAAGCCATACTGGCATCCGGACTGATCAGTCCGAAAATCAATCAGGAAGCGCTTTCCCATTACCTTCAGCATGGATATGTAAGTACCTATCAGAGTATTTACAGCAATATTTTTACGCTGCCTCCTGCACATCAGCTGATATGGAAAGATGGAAAAGTAATGGTTTCAAGATATTACAGCCTGCCTGCAAAAGACAGGTCTATCAGCCTTTCGGAAGCCAAGGAGGAATTTATTCACCTGCTTAAAAATGCCATTAAAAAGCAGCTGGTTGCCGACGTTGAAATCGGCAGTTTCCTGAGCGGCGGGCTTGATTCATCCTCTGTCGTTGCCCTGATCAGTGATTTACTGCCGCAACAGACCACCATCAGCTTCGGGTATGATAATGAAAGTAGTGAACTGCATTATGCAAAAGGGATAGCAGAACGGTACAGGACAAACCATATTGAGATCCATGAAAAAAAACAGAGCCTGGTCCGGTCGCTGCTGAAGGTGTCCCCTTTTCTCGATGAACCCTTCGCAGACAGATCATATCTCCCTCATTTCGAAATATGCAAGGCTGCCGTAAAAAATTTAAAGGTAGTACTTTCCGGTGATGCCGGTGATGAGCTTTTTGGCGGTTACAGTTTCTACAGTGTCGAGAATATGATGAGGAATCATTTCAGCTATCAGAACATTATTGCAAAATTCGGGTTATCTTTATATGGCAGAATACAACAATTGTCTTTTGTTTCGCAACAGAATCTGAAGTATGATTCCGTTCTTGATTTTCATCAGAATCATGTACGCAATTTCTTTTCAGGACAGGAGCGATCACAATTGGGTGTACAGGGAGATTATCATCAGCCTTACAGTTTCAGTCCGGATGAAAATTCCATGAATGATATTATGCGTACGGACCTGGAAAAATTTGTTCCGGGAAATATGCTGGTAAAGTCAGACCGGATGGCAATGGCCAATTCCCTTGAGGTAAGGACACCCTTTCTGGATCTGGATTTTGCTGAATTCTGCATTCAGCTGCCTGAGCAGCTTAAACTCGATCGTGAGCATGATAAAATAATCCTGCGTGAAGCGATGGGCTCTTACTGGACAGAGCAGATAAAAAACCGGAACAAGCAGGGCTTCGGGTCTTTTATAGAAGACTGGTTTGCAGAAGATGAGCTGATCAGGTTTTCAGACAGCCTGCTCAGGGATCCTGATCATAAAATTTTTAAACTCATTGATTTTAATGAATCCCAGAAGTTTTTAAATAAGGATATGAAACACTGGAATCTCCTCCAGCTAGCACTTTGGGCAGAAAATAACAAAATCCACCTGTAG